In Candidatus Methanomethylophilus alvi Mx1201, a genomic segment contains:
- a CDS encoding glutamate synthase-related protein: MAKYVCTVCGEIYDEEREGVRFEDLPDDWVCPLCRSPKSAFVLMGAEAPVTESGPAEEGPSSVADVSDIGYDPKLVRHDGGPMDEIHAMAVTGKSVGEAMDTLLPVPKFDDILILGGQLAHPPKDDGADVSIRTVIGKKAEHPMVLESPVYISHMSFGALSGRAKIALAKGATMAGTAMCSGEGGALYDEMIASDNYIFEYVPNKYSMYDETFERCAAVEIKIGQGTKPGMGGHLPGAKVNHVISVMREKPEGKDVLSPSRFPEIGSPKDLKEMVSMLRKRSGGKPIGVKIAAGHIEEDLEFISKSGCDFITIDGRGGATGSSPKYLKDASSVPTVYALSRARKYMDEHGMKQELVITGGLRTSKDFVKAIAMGADAVAVASSALIALGCQRYRACNSGMCPMGIATQDPELEKRLDIDVGAQRVANYLNVTAEELRSFTRISGHDDVHELSLDDLCTTDPEIERITGIRHA; this comes from the coding sequence ATGGCAAAGTACGTCTGCACGGTATGCGGAGAGATCTACGATGAAGAGAGGGAAGGGGTGAGGTTCGAGGACCTTCCCGATGACTGGGTATGTCCCCTGTGTCGTTCCCCCAAGAGCGCATTCGTCCTGATGGGGGCAGAGGCTCCCGTCACCGAATCCGGCCCTGCGGAGGAAGGGCCTTCCTCGGTCGCCGACGTATCGGACATAGGATACGATCCCAAGCTTGTACGCCACGACGGCGGCCCCATGGACGAGATCCATGCCATGGCCGTCACGGGGAAGAGTGTCGGGGAGGCCATGGACACCCTATTGCCCGTTCCCAAGTTCGACGACATACTGATCCTCGGAGGGCAGCTCGCCCATCCCCCGAAGGACGACGGTGCCGACGTGAGCATACGTACCGTGATCGGGAAGAAGGCCGAGCACCCCATGGTCCTCGAGTCCCCGGTCTACATATCCCATATGAGTTTCGGAGCGCTTTCCGGAAGGGCCAAGATCGCCCTTGCGAAAGGGGCCACCATGGCGGGGACGGCCATGTGCAGCGGTGAAGGGGGAGCACTCTACGACGAGATGATCGCATCCGACAACTACATCTTCGAGTACGTACCCAACAAATACAGCATGTACGACGAGACCTTCGAGAGATGTGCCGCCGTCGAGATCAAGATCGGTCAGGGGACCAAACCCGGTATGGGAGGACATCTGCCCGGTGCGAAGGTCAATCATGTAATATCGGTCATGAGGGAGAAGCCCGAGGGGAAGGACGTCCTCAGTCCTTCCAGGTTCCCCGAGATCGGATCCCCCAAGGACCTCAAGGAGATGGTCTCGATGCTCCGCAAGAGGAGCGGAGGGAAGCCTATAGGAGTGAAGATCGCGGCCGGCCACATCGAGGAGGATCTGGAGTTCATATCCAAATCCGGTTGTGATTTCATAACCATTGATGGGAGGGGCGGAGCCACCGGTTCTTCCCCCAAGTATCTGAAGGATGCCTCCTCTGTACCTACCGTATACGCCCTCTCCCGTGCCAGGAAGTACATGGACGAGCACGGTATGAAACAGGAGCTCGTCATAACCGGCGGTCTTCGCACCAGCAAGGATTTCGTGAAGGCCATAGCCATGGGTGCGGACGCCGTGGCCGTCGCCTCGTCGGCACTCATAGCCCTCGGATGCCAGAGGTACAGGGCCTGCAACAGCGGCATGTGCCCTATGGGCATCGCCACTCAGGATCCGGAACTGGAGAAGAGGCTGGATATAGACGTCGGGGCGCAGAGGGTCGCCAACTATCTCAATGTGACCGCCGAGGAGCTCCGTTCCTTCACCCGCATCTCCGGACACGACGATGTACACGAGCTGTCTTTGGACGACCTCTGTACGACGGATCCCGAGATAGAGCGCATAACCGGGATAAGACACGCATGA
- a CDS encoding THUMP domain-containing protein codes for MAVLLIRYSEIGLKGTAVRIRWENRMKDNLMQMLEHDMVEALVTKGEARFYIETSDLDKAIRSVRKVFGVASISIAETCPSDAESICSALAEYSKSRMVKGKTYAVKARREGSQPFTSMDIARMVGDAIWNANLDKDPHVNLSAPDITFWVEVRPKQTYYFQEYIYSHAGLPLGTQGRVVAEVRDDRGLLSAWLMMKRGCKVFVDGDYCLDILSEYDPHLRTIEDGKIPDRTLGFVKGYSVDDIEGFDQSEYDLPVYFPTVGMTDEDVAERVAAIRAEAEASPSRSV; via the coding sequence ATGGCAGTCTTGTTGATCAGGTATTCGGAGATTGGACTTAAGGGGACGGCCGTCAGGATCAGATGGGAGAACCGCATGAAGGACAACCTCATGCAGATGCTCGAGCACGACATGGTGGAGGCGCTCGTCACCAAAGGGGAGGCACGCTTCTACATCGAGACATCCGACCTGGACAAGGCGATCCGTTCCGTGAGGAAAGTATTCGGTGTGGCATCCATATCCATAGCGGAGACATGCCCTTCGGATGCGGAAAGCATATGTTCCGCCCTTGCCGAGTATTCCAAGTCGCGTATGGTCAAAGGGAAGACGTATGCCGTCAAGGCGAGGCGCGAAGGAAGTCAGCCGTTCACGTCCATGGATATAGCCAGAATGGTCGGTGACGCCATATGGAACGCCAACCTCGATAAGGATCCGCACGTGAACCTCTCCGCTCCGGACATTACGTTCTGGGTGGAGGTCAGGCCCAAGCAGACCTACTATTTCCAGGAATACATATACAGTCATGCGGGACTGCCCCTCGGCACGCAGGGCAGGGTGGTGGCGGAGGTCAGGGACGACCGGGGACTTCTGTCCGCCTGGCTTATGATGAAGAGGGGATGCAAGGTGTTCGTGGACGGGGACTATTGCCTGGATATCCTGTCCGAATACGACCCTCATCTCAGGACCATCGAGGACGGAAAGATACCCGACAGGACCCTGGGGTTCGTCAAAGGATATTCTGTCGACGACATCGAGGGATTCGATCAATCCGAGTACGATCTGCCGGTCTACTTCCCCACGGTAGGGATGACCGACGAGGATGTGGCCGAGAGGGTCGCCGCCATACGTGCAGAGGCCGAGGCATCTCCCTCCAGGTCCGTCTGA
- a CDS encoding sulfite exporter TauE/SafE family protein produces MDGTMEPFLLLTLLLIAVGAGVIGALFGLGGGIIFIPVLTILYGLDATSAAAASLVGIVATSTGSASGYVRKGVSNIRLGMMMEITTCAGAIIGAAVAIYLDNTVLLVIFSCVMLYSGFKMAVSPEKLTVEHEEGNPMTFEYEDPTADPPRQKYTVKNVKSGMALCTVAGAVSSMTGVGGGAIKVPLMNIHMHVPVKVASATSSYMIGITAFSGAVIYFIHGDILLDVAAAVAVGAYVGALIGTRIASKVNAKSLKRYMSVVFFAIAAIMFCEAGGIL; encoded by the coding sequence ATGGACGGGACGATGGAACCGTTCCTTCTGCTCACGCTGCTCCTGATCGCGGTCGGTGCAGGCGTCATTGGCGCCCTTTTCGGACTTGGAGGGGGCATCATATTCATCCCCGTCCTGACCATACTCTACGGCCTGGACGCGACATCGGCGGCGGCCGCCAGCCTGGTCGGCATCGTGGCCACCTCCACCGGTTCCGCATCCGGGTATGTGAGGAAGGGTGTTTCCAACATCCGCCTCGGTATGATGATGGAGATCACCACGTGCGCAGGGGCGATAATCGGAGCGGCCGTCGCCATCTATCTGGATAATACGGTCCTGCTGGTGATATTCTCATGCGTCATGCTGTACAGCGGATTCAAGATGGCCGTATCGCCGGAAAAACTGACGGTGGAACATGAGGAAGGCAACCCCATGACCTTCGAATACGAGGACCCGACGGCGGATCCCCCGAGACAGAAGTATACCGTGAAGAACGTGAAGAGCGGGATGGCGCTCTGCACGGTGGCGGGAGCTGTATCATCCATGACCGGTGTCGGCGGAGGGGCCATAAAGGTCCCCCTGATGAACATCCACATGCATGTCCCGGTAAAGGTGGCCAGCGCCACCAGCAGCTACATGATCGGAATAACGGCATTCTCCGGGGCGGTCATCTACTTCATACACGGCGACATACTCCTGGACGTCGCAGCGGCCGTGGCCGTCGGAGCCTATGTCGGAGCGCTCATCGGAACGAGGATCGCATCCAAGGTGAACGCGAAATCCCTGAAGAGATACATGTCGGTCGTGTTCTTCGCCATAGCCGCCATAATGTTCTGCGAGGCCGGAGGGATACTTTGA
- a CDS encoding DUF1634 domain-containing protein, whose product MSNMDRQTSAVLRAGTVLGIGIMAIGLLLTSFDISEDILTAGIGILIFTPVAGVAVSTKCLWQEGDRKWTGVALILIAAITVGMILSFVGL is encoded by the coding sequence TTGAGCAACATGGACAGGCAGACCTCGGCCGTCCTCAGGGCCGGCACCGTCCTCGGCATCGGAATAATGGCCATAGGGCTCCTCCTTACGTCGTTCGACATATCGGAGGACATCCTCACGGCCGGGATAGGCATCCTCATATTCACACCCGTAGCAGGTGTGGCGGTGTCCACCAAATGCCTCTGGCAGGAGGGGGACAGGAAGTGGACGGGTGTCGCCCTGATCCTTATAGCGGCCATAACTGTCGGGATGATCCTCTCGTTCGTAGGGCTTTAA
- a CDS encoding replication-associated recombination protein A, whose amino-acid sequence MTQTSLFTDEVHAGVSPLADRMRPQDLDGFVGQRHLVGRGKIIRNMIEQDRVASMILWGPPGVGKTTLASIIAKHTAAEFVDFSAVTGGMADIKNIMAEAEVRRRKGRRTILFVDEIHRFNKTQQDAFLPYVEKGTVTLIGATTENPSFELNSALLSRCKVFVLGGLETDDLVDLLKRAADKGFPGKNVHVPDDVLHTIAEYANGDARTALNTLEAAVEFSPEADGVTEVPEDILDGNMGRRSVLYDKHGEEHYNIIAAFHEGMRNSDPDAALYWLARMLDGGEDPCYIARRLIEAAAETVGLADNTALRMATSCYYACQELGEHECRTILAETAIYMSLAPRTNGVPMALGRAFWDVHHNPAEPVPMQIRNAPTKLMKQLDYGKGYQYAEDADEKMTKMQCLPDSLKDRRYYEPGPKGDERFYRRRLDAIRDWRSGKRENPPRRCARSFFKALRTRGSSRQLWPL is encoded by the coding sequence AGGCCAGCGGCATCTCGTAGGTCGGGGGAAGATAATCCGCAACATGATCGAGCAGGACAGGGTGGCCTCCATGATCCTATGGGGGCCCCCGGGGGTCGGAAAAACCACCCTCGCATCCATAATCGCGAAGCATACGGCCGCAGAATTCGTCGATTTCTCCGCCGTGACCGGAGGTATGGCCGACATCAAGAACATCATGGCGGAGGCCGAGGTCAGGAGGCGCAAGGGGAGACGGACCATCCTGTTCGTGGACGAGATACATCGTTTCAATAAGACCCAGCAGGATGCATTCCTGCCATATGTGGAGAAGGGTACGGTGACCCTCATCGGAGCGACGACGGAGAACCCTTCCTTCGAGTTGAACTCCGCCCTCCTGTCGAGATGCAAGGTGTTCGTCCTCGGCGGATTGGAGACGGACGACCTCGTGGATCTTCTCAAAAGGGCCGCGGATAAGGGTTTCCCGGGAAAGAACGTACATGTGCCAGATGATGTATTGCACACTATCGCCGAATACGCCAACGGGGATGCGAGGACGGCCCTCAACACTTTGGAGGCGGCGGTGGAGTTCTCTCCCGAGGCGGATGGTGTCACGGAGGTCCCGGAGGACATTCTCGACGGGAACATGGGTCGCCGCTCCGTACTCTATGACAAACACGGGGAGGAGCATTACAACATAATCGCGGCCTTCCACGAGGGGATGAGGAATTCGGACCCGGATGCCGCCCTCTATTGGCTGGCCAGGATGCTTGACGGCGGTGAGGATCCGTGCTACATAGCCAGGAGGTTGATAGAGGCGGCCGCGGAGACGGTAGGTCTCGCCGATAACACCGCCCTCCGCATGGCCACTTCCTGTTATTATGCGTGTCAGGAGCTCGGAGAGCATGAATGCCGGACAATATTGGCAGAGACGGCGATATACATGTCCCTCGCCCCTAGGACCAACGGTGTCCCGATGGCGTTGGGACGTGCCTTCTGGGACGTCCACCACAATCCTGCGGAACCTGTCCCGATGCAGATCCGCAACGCACCCACCAAGCTCATGAAGCAGCTGGATTACGGGAAAGGGTATCAGTATGCGGAGGATGCGGATGAGAAGATGACGAAGATGCAGTGCCTTCCCGATTCCCTGAAGGACAGACGCTACTATGAGCCGGGTCCGAAGGGCGACGAACGGTTCTACAGGCGCAGGTTGGATGCCATAAGGGATTGGAGATCCGGAAAGAGGGAGAATCCTCCCCGTCGATGTGCCAGATCTTTTTTTAAAGCCCTACGAACGAGAGGATCATCCCGACAGTTATGGCCGCTATAA